A stretch of the Staphylococcus sp. NRL 16/872 genome encodes the following:
- the leuB gene encoding 3-isopropylmalate dehydrogenase → MTYSIVALPGDGIGPEILNGSLELLQLISEKYHFTYTLESFDFGGAAIDSHGTSLPDDTLAACEKADAILLGAVGGPKWTDPNNRPEQGLLKLRKSLGLFANIRPTKVTEGATQFSPLKEERVKGTDLVIVRELTSGIYFGEPRHINEREALDSLTYTKQEVERIARVAFELASHRKKKVTSVDKENVLASSKLWRQTVIEVSKDYPEVELNHLLVDACSMHLITNPTQFDVIVTENLFGDILSDEASVIPGSLGLSPSASFSLEGPRLYEPIHGSAPDIANQNIANPVGMILSLAMCLRESLNQDEAATELEDYVYTLIKEGKTTPDLGGNYKTTEIFNLLKEKYN, encoded by the coding sequence ATGACGTATTCAATTGTAGCTTTACCCGGTGATGGTATTGGCCCAGAAATTTTAAATGGAAGTTTAGAACTACTGCAATTAATTAGTGAGAAATATCATTTTACTTATACTTTAGAAAGTTTTGATTTTGGAGGAGCTGCCATCGATTCGCATGGCACTTCCCTTCCTGATGATACATTGGCTGCTTGTGAAAAAGCTGATGCTATTTTGTTAGGTGCTGTAGGCGGACCTAAATGGACTGACCCTAACAATCGCCCTGAACAAGGTTTATTAAAGTTACGTAAGTCTTTAGGATTATTTGCGAATATACGCCCTACTAAAGTAACTGAAGGTGCGACTCAATTTTCTCCTTTAAAAGAAGAACGAGTTAAGGGTACTGATTTAGTTATCGTACGTGAATTAACAAGTGGAATCTACTTCGGTGAGCCTAGACATATTAATGAACGTGAAGCACTTGATTCACTTACCTATACGAAACAAGAAGTGGAACGTATTGCTAGAGTTGCATTTGAATTAGCTTCTCATCGAAAAAAGAAAGTAACTTCAGTGGATAAGGAAAATGTGCTCGCTTCAAGTAAGCTTTGGCGTCAAACAGTAATTGAAGTTAGCAAGGATTATCCTGAAGTTGAACTTAATCATTTACTTGTCGATGCGTGTAGTATGCACTTAATCACAAATCCAACTCAATTTGATGTAATAGTAACTGAAAATTTATTCGGAGATATTTTAAGTGATGAAGCTTCAGTTATACCAGGTTCTTTAGGTCTATCTCCTTCAGCTAGTTTTAGTTTAGAAGGTCCAAGATTATATGAACCTATTCATGGATCAGCGCCAGATATTGCGAATCAAAATATCGCTAATCCTGTTGGTATGATACTTTCTTTAGCAATGTGTCTTAGAGAAAGTTTAAATCAAGATGAAGCTGCCACTGAATTAGAAGACTATGTATATACATTGATTAAAGAAGGTAAAACAACACCTGATTTAGGTGGCAATTACAAGACAACTGAAATTTTCAATCTTTTAAAAGAAAAATATAACTAA
- a CDS encoding 2-isopropylmalate synthase translates to MESHIQIFDTTLRDGEQTPGVNFSFDERLKIAKQLEKWGVDVLEAGFPASSTGSFKSVQAISKALTTTAVCGLARCKKSDIDAVYEATKDAVKPVVHVFIATSPIHLKHKLKMTQEEVLASIKEHVTYAKQFFDVVQFSPEDASRTDMAFLIQSVQTAVDAGASIINIPDTVGYSYPIEYGQIFKSLIENVKSEHDVVYSAHCHDDLGMAVANSLAAIENGAKRIEGTVNGIGERAGNTALEELALALYVRRDHYGIESNLVLSETKNTSDLISRYAGIRVPRNKAIVGQNAFSHESGIHQDGVLKNPETYEIMTPQLVGIRQNELPLGKLSGKHAFAEKLKTLGYDITPEEQVELFKQFKAVADKKKSVSDRDIHAIIQGTEHEQNAIYQLETLQLQFVSNGLQSAVVVIKDKNGRVYQDSSIGTGSIVAIYNAVDRIFQKESKLIDYRIDSVTEGTDAQAEVHVELVIEGHPVNGMGIDHDILQASCKAYVEAHAKYVAETTEKEGN, encoded by the coding sequence ATGGAAAGCCATATTCAAATTTTTGATACTACATTGAGAGATGGTGAACAGACACCCGGTGTTAACTTTTCTTTTGATGAACGTTTAAAGATAGCTAAACAGCTTGAAAAATGGGGTGTAGATGTACTTGAAGCAGGATTTCCCGCTTCAAGTACAGGAAGTTTCAAGTCTGTTCAAGCCATTTCAAAAGCTTTAACTACTACTGCTGTATGCGGATTGGCACGTTGTAAAAAATCTGATATCGACGCAGTATACGAAGCAACTAAAGATGCAGTCAAACCAGTAGTTCATGTATTTATAGCAACCTCCCCTATTCACTTAAAACATAAACTGAAAATGACACAAGAAGAAGTGCTTGCATCTATAAAAGAACATGTCACTTACGCTAAGCAATTCTTTGATGTGGTTCAATTCTCACCTGAAGATGCATCTAGAACAGACATGGCATTTCTCATTCAATCTGTGCAAACTGCAGTAGATGCTGGAGCAAGTATTATTAACATTCCAGATACTGTTGGATATAGCTACCCTATTGAATATGGCCAAATTTTTAAATCTTTAATTGAAAATGTTAAATCAGAACATGACGTGGTTTATAGTGCCCATTGTCATGATGATTTAGGTATGGCAGTTGCGAATAGTTTAGCTGCTATAGAAAATGGCGCTAAACGTATTGAAGGTACTGTGAATGGTATTGGTGAACGTGCAGGTAACACTGCACTTGAAGAACTCGCATTAGCATTGTATGTTCGTCGTGATCATTACGGCATTGAATCAAACCTAGTTCTTTCTGAAACTAAAAATACGTCTGACCTTATTTCTAGATATGCAGGAATTCGTGTTCCTAGAAATAAAGCCATTGTTGGACAAAACGCATTTAGTCATGAATCAGGCATTCATCAAGATGGCGTGCTTAAAAATCCTGAAACTTATGAAATTATGACGCCTCAATTAGTCGGTATCCGTCAAAATGAATTACCTTTAGGCAAACTTTCTGGTAAACATGCTTTTGCGGAAAAATTAAAAACTTTAGGCTATGATATTACTCCAGAAGAACAAGTAGAGTTATTCAAGCAATTTAAAGCCGTAGCAGATAAGAAAAAATCTGTTTCAGATAGAGATATCCATGCAATTATTCAAGGTACTGAACATGAACAAAATGCCATTTATCAACTTGAAACACTGCAACTACAATTTGTATCTAACGGTCTACAAAGCGCTGTCGTTGTCATTAAAGATAAAAACGGTCGTGTATATCAAGATTCAAGTATTGGTACAGGTTCTATCGTTGCTATCTATAACGCTGTTGATCGCATTTTCCAAAAAGAAAGTAAACTGATTGATTATCGTATTGATTCTGTTACAGAAGGTACGGATGCACAAGCAGAAGTACACGTGGAACTTGTTATTGAAGGTCACCCAGTCAATGGTATGGGTATTGATCATGATATTTTACAAGCTTCTTGTAAAGCTTATGTGGAAGCTCACGCTAAATATGTAGCTGAAACTACTGAGAAGGAAGGTAATTAA
- the ilvC gene encoding ketol-acid reductoisomerase, with amino-acid sequence MTKVYYDQSVEKDALQGKKIAVIGYGSQGHAHAQNLKDNGYDVVVGIRPGHSFDKAKEDGFDVYPVSEAVKQADVVMVLLPDEIQGNVYKNEIEPNLEAGNALAFAHGFNIHFGVIQPPADVDVFLVAPKGPGHLVRRTFVEGTAVPALFGVQQDASGHARDIALSYAKGIGATRAGVIETTFKEETETDLFGEQAVLCGGIHKLIQSGFETLVEAGYQKELAYFEVLHEMKLIVDLMYEGGMENVRYSISNTAEFGDYVSGPRVITPEVKNNMKTVLEDIQNGNFANRFVKDNENGFKEFYQLREQQHGHEIEAVGRELRKMMPFIKSKSIQK; translated from the coding sequence ATGACAAAAGTTTATTATGATCAATCAGTTGAAAAAGATGCTCTACAAGGTAAAAAAATTGCAGTAATTGGTTACGGTTCACAAGGACATGCGCATGCACAAAACCTTAAAGATAATGGTTATGACGTAGTCGTTGGTATTCGTCCTGGACATTCTTTTGATAAAGCTAAAGAAGATGGCTTTGATGTTTATCCAGTTAGTGAAGCAGTTAAACAAGCAGATGTCGTTATGGTGTTATTACCAGATGAAATCCAAGGTAACGTATACAAAAACGAAATTGAACCTAACTTAGAAGCAGGTAATGCATTAGCTTTCGCACATGGTTTTAACATTCACTTTGGTGTTATCCAACCCCCTGCTGATGTAGATGTATTCTTAGTTGCACCTAAAGGTCCTGGTCATTTAGTAAGACGTACTTTTGTAGAAGGTACTGCTGTACCAGCATTATTTGGTGTACAACAAGACGCTTCTGGTCATGCACGTGATATTGCTTTAAGTTATGCCAAAGGTATTGGCGCAACTCGTGCTGGTGTTATTGAAACTACATTCAAAGAAGAAACTGAAACTGATTTATTCGGTGAACAAGCTGTACTTTGTGGTGGTATCCATAAATTAATTCAAAGTGGTTTTGAAACTCTAGTAGAAGCTGGATATCAAAAAGAACTAGCTTACTTCGAAGTACTACATGAAATGAAATTAATCGTTGATTTAATGTATGAAGGTGGTATGGAAAACGTTCGCTATTCTATTTCAAATACAGCTGAATTTGGCGATTATGTATCTGGTCCACGTGTTATCACTCCAGAAGTTAAAAACAATATGAAAACTGTATTAGAAGATATCCAAAACGGTAACTTTGCTAATCGTTTTGTTAAAGATAATGAAAATGGCTTCAAAGAATTCTATCAATTACGTGAACAACAACACGGTCATGAAATCGAAGCGGTTGGTCGTGAATTAAGAAAAATGATGCCATTTATTAAATCTAAAAGTATTCAAAAATAA
- a CDS encoding ACT domain-containing protein, translating to MKRTLHLKVTDQLSTLNRITSAFVRLQYNISELTVKPSSEKGISDMVITANIEDEAILKILIAKLNKQISVIDIEEVKA from the coding sequence ATGAAAAGAACGTTACATTTAAAAGTTACAGATCAATTGAGCACGCTAAATCGTATTACCAGTGCTTTCGTAAGATTACAATACAACATCAGTGAGTTAACCGTTAAACCTTCTTCAGAGAAAGGCATTTCAGATATGGTGATCACTGCAAATATTGAAGATGAAGCTATCCTTAAAATTTTAATTGCAAAGTTAAATAAACAAATTAGCGTTATCGATATTGAAGAAGTTAAGGCTTAA